The following nucleotide sequence is from Mytilus edulis chromosome 13, xbMytEdul2.2, whole genome shotgun sequence.
TCGATGCCGCTGTCGTCAATCTGAAGTGGAAACTTTCGTTCCCTCTTGGCACCAATGGGAGTTGAATGTCTTAATGGCATCCTGGGTGGTAATGGCAAGCTATTGCCATCTCCACTAACACTGTTAGACCGGGGTGGTATAGCAGGGGCTCTAGTGGGACTTGGTAAGTTAGTTGCATCTCTTTCTTTAACATGCTGAATGGTCCCTGAATCAACGCTCATTGAGTGATGCAAAGTTGGTATCTTAACATGTAATTTAGAATTATAAGTTTTATGATTCATACCTTGACCAACACGACCTCCACGTATGGGGATAGCACCACCTCTTAACATTCTTAAAGGGTTTGTTTCCACATCTTCATCCCCACCAGTGGATGAGGACATAGCTCCTTTACCAGGAATACCTTGGGGTTCACGAATATTACGAGAATGTCCTTCCTCACTACCGCTGATTACTCCTCTTTGATGATCAAGGGAGCGTCGTATTCTACTCTCCCTTGCAAGTTTATTCATAATTTCACGAGGGGAAGGTTCAGAAAAGTCCTCCCCTACAAAAAGACTGGAAGATTTATTGTAAGAATCCCTACGAGAATCATCCTGACGATTGACTTCTGTAGCACTATTTACCGACTCCGTACCAGAATCAGTATGAACATTGTCTGAATCAGGTTCATCAATCCTTAATACTTCTACATTGTTTTTAATGTCTTCAGAGTCACACTCTGATGTTTGTTCACTAGAAGTGTCTAAAATTTTAGGTCTATATTCATCTTCTGGTAGTTTTACTTTCAGATCATATTCTTGAGGAATTTCTGGCGGTGGTTTTTGTGGACGAGGCACAGGTTCTACTCTCTGTATGATTTCTGGTCTAGGTTTTGGAGCAGGTATTGGTATATCAGATCGTTTGCTGTCAGGCCGTGGTTTTGGAACTGGTTTCTGATGATAACTCATCTCTGTAAAttgattaaaattcatttcagGTGGTTCTAAGTCAAAGTCATCTATCATTGCAAGAGGCACCCCATATGTACTATCTTGATGTACAGGAGTAACCTCCCTTCTTTCTGGTGTAACCTCTCTTTTcattggagttatttccctttttgcaGGAGTAATTTCTCTTTTTGCAGGAGTTATATCTCTCTTTGCAGGAATTATTTCTCTTTTCGCAGGAGTAATTTCTCTTCTAACTGGAGTTAACTCCCTTTTGACAGGAGTTACCTCTCTTTTAGGTGGAGTAACTTCCCTTTCTTCAGAGGAGTATGAAGTACCAGATTTTTCCTTCACAGAACCTCTCATAACTAACTGGTTATAAGCCTCCATTGCTCCAGGAGGAACACTTTCTACTTGATCTGCTTTATTTTTGATCTCCTCGGAGAAAGTACGTTGACGATCAAGTTTCGGACTACGTTTAAATGAGAATTTGAATCTTGATCCATTCTGTGGTGACCCTGAATCACTTTCTGAATCTGACTGATATTTATCAGGTGACGAAGGTTCTTGTGATGATGACATATGAGAACGAGAACTTAATTCATTTGCCATGGCGATAGCATCATCTATCATTTTTTCATCAGATGCTGACATTGGTTTGACTTTGGCTTGTTTTCGTGGTTCTGGTTTCGGAGGCTCCCTGTTTCGAGGTTCCTGCAAGGCAAAAATTGAACATGCATAGTGATTACATAAATAGATACATGCTGTCTATAATAAAGATATTTTCATATACTCCAGACTTGATTATACTGAAGAAAAGCTGAAGATAATTTCTATAAGAAGAATATAATAATTACCCTATATCCCTTTTCTCCTAATGAgaatatacaatatttatatgtgaatgtatatgtaaaaaaaaaaaggatatttaaTTCAGATTTATGATTTTTTCAATCTGTCCATTCATCAATTGCTTGTATAGATTGATTGTTCCTTGTACGTCAGAGATTGTAAATTGAGCAACAGCAACATGCAATGCCATGCACATAATGATCACAGTTgaatttttttgtgtttgtttttttaaagtttttttttctttctattttatatcataatacacttttttaaagcaaattaaagagaaatatatgtttcattccatataatttaacaaaattttgcaGAGAAGAAAGATTGAACAGCTATAGCTGTTAAGAGGAAGTAGAATTAGAGGCAGACATACTAGTCTAGGTGGTTGAACAGGAAGTGGTGGTGGTGGTGACTTTGATCCTCTCCCATTGGTCATCAGTTTAGGAGGCGATTCATGTTGAGGTGTTGTAGTTGCTGATGAATCATTTGAAGATGAGTTTGCCAACTTTGCCTCTTTGTCGTTTATTGCTTTCAATACTTCATCCATAAATGAAGGTCCGAAATCAAAAGAACTCTGTAAAATGTCAAGTTTTataattaaatatcaataaaaaaaaagatatggtaaaTATACAGAAATGACATGTCAGACGGCAatcttacaacaacaaaaaaacaacaaacaaaaacatgtagAGATCAGTGAAAGTTATTTAATAATAGACTATGCTTGCTATGATATGGACAAATTATGAATAAATGTCAATACATTTAatgatttgcattttttttttaaatcaaaatcgcaatatttttctcaagaacaaaaatttaattgtgttttattttataactaatGGTCTTGAATCAGGGAAGACTTGTGCCCACGTAAAACTGATTTTAACAGTTAAACACCCATCATACGTTTTACCTGTCCCTAGTCAGGTTATCTGTTTTAAGTTGTAGTCTTTGTATTTAACTTTTTGGAGGAATCTGTATTGTCGGTTTAtgtgattttttatttcattatctaATATTTTTGGTAATGTCTATTATAGTTTTTTTTGACATTATCTAATTTATCTTTTATTAATTACAGTGTATTCTGTTTATCCATCACACAAGAGGACCAGAAAAAAAGTTGGATTAAGCAGGGTAttggaatactcaggtttttttCTGCAACAATAGGCATATTTTGGGATAGCCCTAAGATGTTATGAATCATAGACTGTTAGTACAAAcgtttatatatgatttattttttcataccGACATGTCAGGCATTTTGAAGTCAGCAAATATAGAATCATCATCTATATCTTGATACTGGAAATCTCCACTATCAACCTCGTCTGTCCTTGTTACATATTGACTGTCTATAGATTCCTGACTTATCCAGGAGTGACCATTAGTACCCAGAGATCCATTCATATTATGTCCATTTTCATCTCTATTAAGACTCACAGTTGATATCCGACTTTCACCTTCTTTCCCTGGAAGATAGATCATAATCATCATTACTTACTATAATTGTAATTACTTCTTTCCTTTCAATAATCTATCCAGGTtgtattttctatttttgaaCATCCATAAACTATATGGCCCTGTATTAACATGATTTTTTCATAGCATTTtcaaattaacatattttaagatGGATGTCTTTTTATCCTAAGCATGGAATTAGATCACCATTAATTTCTTTccataaattaaatacaaaaatttaaaagtaaatgtttCTGTTTTAGGGTCTTGATGCTATGCAGATATATTTACAACAAAGGCTTattttcattgttgaaagctatactgtgacctatatttgttgACTTTAATGtcaatttggtctctgatggagagtggtctcattggcaataatagctcatcttcttatttttacattataatattGTAGTTTTTTCTgcatattacaaaatgtataataaaatatatcataatgaaatATCTTTTATATGATTTTGCAAAATCTAAATACCAACCTGTACTAGCAACTTTGACTGGCAGTTTGTCGTAATTATCACCAATGAAACCAACATCACCGAAAATAGCACCATCGTAACCAATATGCCCTGTGTGACGAAGGTCATTCTGTGGACCACTGATCATCTCAGCATTGAACCGCCTTAATGACTTCCTGTTTGATTctgcaataaataaataataattttaatatattatggagatttttttatttaatgtttgaaGTCAAGTTCCTGAAAAGTAAAATGTAAACAGAAACAGAAATtgctaaaaatggaaaataaaattttatatcaaGATTATCCAATGACATTTTTCAACAGAAATTGACGAAActgattaataaaattatgtttcgAAATATTTCCTTTTACATATATagagaataaaaaataattcttatattAGTTTTAAAACTGATTAAATCATGTGTAAGCGTTGACTGTGTCATTGCATATTTCTGTGTATTATTTAAGCATGTGGCCATTCCCATACAATGGAAGCAATATCTGTGGTACAATATATACCTTTAAACCTGTGTCATTTAACTATACTTGTGTTTCATATTTatgtaaatatcaaataaaatatatgagcTTTGACAATCTATAACATATGACAATttcctttgaaaaaaatttgacTTGGTATGAAAGCCCTCTGGTCAAAATTTATAAGAACAGAATTTACAATGATACAGGAGTATCTTTTATGATGAACAGTAATATCTGTCTAAATTAACTGTATCCCTCAGGACTGTGTTTGGCATAGACACTAGTGTCCACAGTTTACTGGTTTAATTACTACAGAATGTTCTTATTACAAGAGATCAGATGGTTTTAATCAGTTAGTTTtcactgttaaaatatttctctAAAATAAATTCTTAATAATTGACATCTTTTATAAAACCCTGAACCTGGAAGGAACCTGTTAGTTTGGAAAAGGTCAAGGATCAGATATAGGGTTCACTCCATTCTAATGTAATTAGTAGAACAGCATGAAGCTTATTTTAGCTCACTTGAATTAATTATAATCAGTTGCAGTTAGCATAAAGCTTtttccttatttatttttaaggTTTCAAATTTCACATTTGGATATGATTCCactgctttgttgtttaaaatcgcgaaattttacaccctaAAAAATAACTCGCTATACGGTATAAATTTAGTGAATGTGACATCCATTTTTTAATAAACTCAAGACAGAACAAATTTTgttttaggggccagttgaagccAGCCTGTGGCTGTGGGATTTTCTTGCTATATTGAATACCAATTGGTGGCCCTTGGTTGTTTTCTGCCCTTTGGTCAGGTTATTTCATGTGACttaatttctatctaaaaaagcCCATGCCCCACAGACAGATGATCTATTTTGGAGCTGAGACCCAGTTGTCAAAATTATGGTCCATTCTATCTAAGTATCTAATTAAGAGATCATGCTGCTCCAACTTGTTGAGGATCTGATTAATGACCTTATTTTAAGTGAtattctaattttttggcattaTGTGATAAGTCATAAGCTGTTGTCAATATTTTGTTATAGAAGCCACACTACACATCTATTTGTCCCTTCTCCAATCTTACCTTTCTTACCACCCTTTTTGGGGGATTTTTCTTTCTTGTCTGATTCTATAAATAGCATAACcaatcaaattgtaaaaataaagatttaggCATAATTGGGGTCTATTGTAGCAAATAGGAGTTAAATCAAAATAAGATTATTCACTACTAAGCATctagcaaacattttttttttaaaatacaataaaaagtaaaatcttttatcttttattcaagaattaattgtaattgtaatattCATTCCACATTTTTGCATGTctaacatttttttatcattaaaaatttGCAATTCTTTAAAATGATTGTTTTCTTGTTTGCATTTTGGAAACTTGTAGTAAATGTCTGTAGAATTTAACTCCtctatttaaaatatattcaatGTCTAAGTATGTAGAATACTAAACTACCTATAATActgtatttataaaaatgtaaaatttaggACTCGGCATGCTGGCATAGTTTCATTATATGACTGACAGTGGCTCTCTGCCAGCATGCAAAATGTGCTCTTGTGCTGAAATAAATGCTATTATGAAATGCATATACATCAAGCAATGATATGATTCTATTCTACAGTATAAATTGTAAGACCCTAAATTCCCAGCTTATAAAAAGAAGAGAAGAAAACTTCTaaatacagtataagaaaatcaGAATAAAATGAAGCATATCTAGATAGTAGTATTCCTTTAATCTAACTACCTAacctaaatgtttaaaaaatttggcttgcaaaaaaaacaaaaaaaacaaattggtaaTAAATGCAAGAAATAATAAAATCCAATATTAGTGTTATAAAAGAAACAATTGAATGtaaaagagtaaaaaaatattaatgtaaataaagatgataggcaaaaatgttcataaaaattacccaaaatttttattataaatctcTTAAAAAAATTCCACAGCATGAAAGCAAAATTGAGTAAAATCAAAGGACAGGTACACTGAtgattttgatgattttattGAGTGATCTATGTCATCGTCTAAGTGATAGTAAGTCCTTGACTAATATTTTAGACTCATGTCTGGGTTCAACTTGAGGAAGTTCCAATTTGTTATCAGTATTTTTTGAAGATACTCATAGCAGTTTGTGGATAAAAGCATGATTATGATGTGCAACATTTTCTagcatttttgttcttttttcttACCTTTCCTTACAAGTTTGACCATAGGTTGGTCTGAGTcagctttttcttttttagagtCTACATGAAAAATTTACTATTTATTTGGGGTTTCCAAATGGAAATTAAACCAATTTTGTTAATAGATAATGATAAGAAATCAAATATACTTGTTCACAAATATTTAagtgtaaaatttcattaatctgtaagacatttaaaaaaattattataacaaTTTAGACAAAATTTTCTagtaaaagaaagataactctattaTGAAAAGGGTTATAAAAAACAGGTGCATTGTATTTTTGGAAGTTTTTAATGTGTATCTTAATCCTCTCTTAAATGGAGCTCTTCCCCTAAAACcataattatcatttaaaaaaaatttccattttcatttgaattgtgtTTTAAGTATGGCAAGCCGGGATAAAAGCAAGATAATGATTTGCAACATTTCCGAGCGGCTTTTTCTTACCTTTTCTTGAAAGTTTGACTTTAGGTGTGTCcaattctttttcctttttagagTCTATATGAAATAAGGATATTTTGTTCTTCACTTTTGGACTgatatttttaataaccattcaCACAAAAAACCATGAATTTACCAAATTTTAATCattgaaaaataagttaatttcTATATTCTTTCTTTGTTATATTCAATACAAAAAACTatagtttttgatttttgttgattTAAAGTTCACttcaaaaatgttaaacattgaaaaaCGTGAAATCAAAGTTAAGGCTAATATATATTACTTTGTGAAAAGTTGTGTGTGAGAGCTTACCTTTTCGACTGAGTTTAATTTTGGGTGTGTTTGATTCCTGGTTTTCTCTTTTAGAGTCTATGAAAACAAAGGAGTGCAAATTCACACAAAAGAAACAATACTTTACAAACTAATATTTAATCTTGCTAATAAAAGCTCCAACACTCTTGATTTTGATATTAAGTTCTCTTCTGATAATACATTAGAAAAAGCAATATATAATATGGAATCCAATCCATAATTTTAGGGTAATCCTCAAATATAGAAAAGTCTGTTTCACTGATTATCTTTATTGTTagcaatattttattaaaaaggcatagaaaatgttggattatcTCTTAAAAACTCCAATTACAATGACCATAAAAGTGGTCATGTTCCCAGCCAATGATCAAAATCGGGTCAGATTATTTCATGAGCCAAAAAATATCCAAAACTAATGAATTCAAATTTTTACAGATCCAATGACTTTACTctatagaaaatttataaattttcctTTTACAATTTTGATTACAAGCAATGTTTTTTTAATAGCTTCAATAACTATCTGAGCTCCAATAACTGTCTGACCAGATTTTATCACTGGCATGTGAATATTCTGTTATTTACGAATCTTTCTTATACATTATCTCTGGCATCCAGTCTAATACTTTCCCGTAGGATTTTAAAAACAAGCAAATTAACAAGCaggaattaaattaaaaacagaCGACAGAGGATATAATTAATGCTGAGACCTTTTCTACCCGTTAGCTTGTTAGGAGAGAAAGAGTGTCGATCTTACCTTTACGACTTAGTCGTATATTAGAGAAGAATGAACTTCCACTCTCTCTTTTAGATTCTATTAGAAATAAcgggaaataaaatatttttattcatctgatttcAAAATTGTAATGAAAAGTTACTGAAcccataaaaatgaaattttctaaaattcttgtacattaattttgattaattactTGCATATTCTtattcaaaacaaataacaatatttgaaatagttaaaaaatattttacattaattcTGAAAATCATCTACTTTTATATACTGAttcaaatcaaataataaaatttgaattaaactgtACAATGTGTTACATGAAACTAAAAAGACCTTTGCTGCATTTAGCATTACATTGGTTTATTTATCACAATATTTGAGATATATTTTAGATTccatattacaaaaaaatgtttaaacaacTAAAATCATCACTATGTATACATCTATATAAAAGAAAGAACAGAATTTAAGCAAGAAAAGACCACCCAActatttttgacaatattttccGAAGTGATTTTGAATTGCATTTAGTAGTTACATAAAAAGCTGACAAGGTCGATGACAAGGTCAATGACAAGGTCGTAGACAAGCGAGAAAGTAAAGATTTGTTAGACATAGAGGCTTACCTTTACGTGATAGTTTTATTTTTGCATCACCATTTTCCCGTTTTGATTCTAACAAAAAGTTTATACATGTCAATTATACTAACTACCCACACATAATAATTAATGGTTTAATTTACAACATATAAGAATAATCTCGGCGAAAACTCTGTATTATTATACAACATAATTCTATTAAACTCTGTAAACTACATGCTGTAGTTCTATGACCAAGACGAAAATTTATAGTCCAACTGGGGCATATGAAGTATCCAGATGTTTATATAAGTAAAAGTTATAGCTGAATCACCTATTTCTAGTGAAGTTTTATCCCTACTTTTTTCATAATTCTGACTTATATCTTGGTCAGTTCTAAAATTTGTTTCTTCTTGTTCGAGTCCAGTCTATAAGTAAAAGTCCTGGTTCATACCTAGTTGATCTAATCCATTAAACTAATACACATAACAATATCTCTAgttcaaaattataaatcaatGAAAATACATTTCCAAACACACATGCAAAAATGTCTATTTCTGGGTTATGATGGAAccatgtaatttaaaaaatacttttatcaattgatataaaatattttaaaggcaaaaaatgaatatctttttcacttgtttttttacttcatattGAAAATTTGTAGAACCAGCTGTAATTTTAAATTCCAATGTAACCAAAttcataaattcataaaaaaaaaccaacattccTTGTATCAATGACTACTGTAAACATTGAAAATCAAAGGTCAAATGTTACCCCCTGATGACAACATCAATGCCATGTTACTATAGTAATGCAGTAACCTCCTGACCCCTGTACAACTCACCTTTTCTACTGATACTTTTAGACACACTAGGACTATTCTTGTGTTCAATTATTGGCATAACATTAGCTGGATCAAAATATCCACATTTACCATTCCCAAGAACACCCTTCCAGAATCCTGACTTCGGACAATCTTCAGGGCTGAAAACATATATCTTCAAGTAATTAAATGTTATTCCCTAAAACCCCTCCACAAAACTGTCTATGGAAAATATTCTATACTGTGACAGGTAACATATCACCATCAATTTCTCCATTTAAATTTGAGTGCCTGCAAGCATGTTTAACtccaccacattatgtatgtgtttGTCCCTAGTTAGGGGGCTTGTCATTATCTtatgttgctgtgtaacatatttgtacttttttttattacaaaatgtttCTGTACCATTTGTATAAACAAGCTTCTAAATTCATTTTTCTTGAATGAACTGTCCCAGTTAACAAGGGTCATTCAGGGGAAAACATGTTTACATAAGACATTGTCTCTTgaagatattcattttttttgtaactacATCCATTTTTTCTCTGTTAAAAAGTACTAAACTGGATGATTGTGTATGCACTCCCCTCAGCCTACATGCAAACTTTGTCACATGAATGAAATGGCAAATGGGTCTGTAATTCATTATTTTAAACTTGTAAACAAAATAAGCTTCAAATTTTAACCTGAACAGAACATATTCTAATAAACCAAAAATCAGATTCATATCTGTAAGAATAACATACTTTTTATAATCTATGCATGTGAAATTTCTAAAATTCTTTATACTCCAACTTACTTTTTATCTAATACATATATGACATCATATGATTTATAATACAGGAAGTCTTTAGGTACAACCACTTCTGGGAAATCTTTCATAGCTTTAACTTGGGTAGGTCTCATCTGTAATATAATCCAGAACTCATAAAATTTTCaatgctgtggattcattattattttttggataccaattttttcgtggatttcatgggtacagggggaccatgaatttaaatgttcaacaaaatacaaattgtCTTCAGAACAGTATgcagactttgtcaaaaccacgaaatcaaatatccatgaatatgcaagtttccatcaatccacaaaaaattggtacccacaaataTAATAAAGTAATCTCAACAATTTTTCCCTGGACATATCTGgaagatctgtactttgtgtcttttacagctaatttccttaTGCATGTAGAATAAgactttggtaagcttgcttgcttgctttgtttgtatattgtacaattgtaattgggataacgttctatcaaatttaaatataatacatgtatatacaggtttaactatgcCTATTTATATTGCTTGCAGatttcaatcttaattacaatgcttcatctaaagtttataaaaacaaagcaagTAAGCCAACAAAGTCTTACTCTACAaccattaggaaattagctctaatAGTGTTGTTGTGCTTTATATTCAGCTGATAAGTTAAATCCTTTTTCACAGATTTTTATAGTCTTTATGTTGTGCAGTTACACTACCGTCAAAATCTGGGGGAGGGTTGAGCAcctgcaaacatgtttaaccccaccacattatgtatgtgcctgtcccaggttGGGAGCCTGTCAAGCAgtgtttgtcatttgttgctgtgtgtatcatttgtttttcgtttattgttttgtacataaatcagtaAGTTGGCCATTAGCTTACTCGTTTGAGTTTTACATTAGCCATTTCaaggcctttatagcttgctatgctgtatgtgttttatttttatttgttaaaatccGTCCAATGGcctatagttgctaacttctACATCAATTGTTCTCTTgagaagagttgtcttattggccaACATACTACATCTTATTTCTATCCTTGCAATAtggtatgaaatatttaataggaAACAAAGGATTGAGGAACATAAATTAGTATATAGTGGAATAACAGGAGCCAACAttaggccaaacaaaaaagtaatTGTGTTTACTGTTACATGcagaaaaaaatagggtaggcaggtaggtagggaattttttgaatttttaataatttttaataatttttttaagtcTATTGGAGCAACATTGTGACTTCAACAATTGTTAATCAAAAAAGGTaaatacaagaatgtgtccccagtacaagGATGCCTCAATCgtgctatcattttctatgttcagtggactgtgaaattgaggtaaaaactctaatttggcattaaaattagaaagatcatatcatagggaacatgtgtactgagtgttaagttgatcggacttcaacttcataaaaaactacattgaccaaaaaactttaacctgaagcgggacagacagatggaacaaacgaacggacatacagaccagaaatcataatgcccctatactatcgtaggtggggcataaaaaactttAGGGTAGTTAATACAAATAAGAGTAGGTAGGGGTATAGTAAACATACTTTTTTTGTTTGGTTCTAGCTCTACCTACCTGAGGTAACATTACAAATAATTCACTGAACAATGGACGTCTTTCTGGATCATGTTCCCAACATTTGGTCATTATCTGGTAGTATTCTTTAGGACATAAATCTGGTCGCTCTAGTCTTTGGCAGTTTGGTGCATCTATTGATTCTAATATCTATCATagaaacaagaaaataaataaactacatagaaatgtgtaaattttatcatttttgttgagGTGTAATAGTAACATGTAATACAACACATAACCCAAATAATTCAGTCCCACTCTGTCTCTCTCATTTCCTAGGGCCAACTTTCTTCATATAGTAAAAATGGGCCATGAATACTAGATTTTGATTGGTGCTTTCTGTGAGAAAGCAAATCAGCTGCCAGCATAGTTTTATTCAGTATTCTAGGGTATTTTAGCCACCATAGAGCAACAGTATGAAATGTATTCATCAAGTACAGTTGAAAATTGTTTACTTTGGTTCtaattatcaattataatatttgtttcattaaaatGTATAGCAGAACTTACTTGTTGACCAGTTAATCCTGCCCATGGCTGGAACCCGTATGTAAATATTTCCCATAACGTTACACCAAATGCCCAAATATCACTGGCTGAGgtgaattttaaataatttatacacTCTGGTGCACACCTGAAAaagaaatcagttattttttatgttgaaatatttctttgaacATCTTAACTAAACAACTATCAAAACTCAATTTCTGTTTGGTAATATattgtaaacaaacaaaatttttcATGACTTTGGcaaaaagaaaaaacacaaatataaatgGTTAGTTTAAAGTAGTCAACAGTCATCAAAATTTGTTCATACATTATGTTGGTATTGTAAGATATATTTATTGGGGTATTTTAAGGAAATCTGGTACACATTGATATAACatataaaatggttttttttcaaggattttgtaaatattaccattatgacaattttatattCGAAGTTAGAAAGAAATTAACTGACTAAAGAATGGTAGATGTAATCACAGATTCCATTTTATTGTATTCTATTTTTACATGCCTCAACAAAATCTAAAAACATGATGACACCAAAGAATTTCAATTTACCCTTTGTGATATGTCTATTGTAATCTTTGGCTTTAAAGTTTGTTGCTGTATCTCTCATTTTCTTAATTGTTTTTTGTATTGCTCATAAATGAAGCcatttagttttctcatttgatttgCTTTACATTTGGCATTTCGAAGCACTTATAGCTTTATACTATGCTGTaaggtttttgctcattgttgaaagctttAATGATCTATAAGCCTTCTACAGCATTTTTCTCTTatatatctccttatttttatattgaccaTCATATTACATTTCTTAATGTTGTGAGATATTTATTCTATgcttataaaacaaaagaaaattaagattatctcccttataccaatgactataaatatatatgtaacttaCCAAGCTATAGGCAATTTTAGGTTTAGACTAAAATTACTCTGATAGTAATCTTTACCGATACCTAAGGCTCGAGATAATCCAAAGTCACTTATTTTTACCTGAAAGAAATAGAAATATAAATGTCATAAAGTACATTGATGACAAGTTCATCTG
It contains:
- the LOC139499880 gene encoding uncharacterized protein isoform X4; translation: MTTEKSLLEFMEEAELDHYYQALKDQLKINAIHQLKYVEEEDLNDIGMTKPEMRRLKKMYKKEFPAGALGKLKKAILTRSGGDIGRSLSPSPPEQRSPRPSSYIRPPCKQIIPANSIQINKTLGEGEFGIVQQGLWTTETGEKVQVAIKCLTKEKMHTGTTEFLKEANIMQNVDHENIVRMYGVVLDKDDSLMLVTELAPMRSLLECLKEQSLRTDFPLPRLCDFAQEICDGMSYLESKRLIHRDLAARNILVFSKSKVKISDFGLSRALGIGKDYYQSNFSLNLKLPIAWCAPECINYLKFTSASDIWAFGVTLWEIFTYGFQPWAGLTGQQILESIDAPNCQRLERPDLCPKEYYQIMTKCWEHDPERRPLFSELFVMLPQMRPTQVKAMKDFPEVVVPKDFLYYKSYDVIYVLDKNPEDCPKSGFWKGVLGNGKCGYFDPANVMPIIEHKNSPSVSKSISRKESKRENGDAKIKLSRKESKRESGSSFFSNIRLSRKDSKRENQESNTPKIKLSRKDSKKEKELDTPKVKLSRKESDKKEKSPKKGGKKESNRKSLRRFNAEMISGPQNDLRHTGHIGYDGAIFGDVGFIGDNYDKLPVKVASTGKEGESRISTVSLNRDENGHNMNGSLGTNGHSWISQESIDSQYVTRTDEVDSGDFQYQDIDDDSIFADFKMPDMSSSFDFGPSFMDEVLKAINDKEAKLANSSSNDSSATTTPQHESPPKLMTNGRGSKSPPPPLPVQPPRLEPRNREPPKPEPRKQAKVKPMSASDEKMIDDAIAMANELSSRSHMSSSQEPSSPDKYQSDSESDSGSPQNGSRFKFSFKRSPKLDRQRTFSEEIKNKADQVESVPPGAMEAYNQLVMRGSVKEKSGTSYSSEEREVTPPKREVTPVKRELTPVRREITPAKREIIPAKRDITPAKREITPAKREITPMKREVTPERREVTPVHQDSTYGVPLAMIDDFDLEPPEMNFNQFTEMSYHQKPVPKPRPDSKRSDIPIPAPKPRPEIIQRVEPVPRPQKPPPEIPQEYDLKVKLPEDEYRPKILDTSSEQTSECDSEDIKNNVEVLRIDEPDSDNVHTDSGTESVNSATEVNRQDDSRRDSYNKSSSLFVGEDFSEPSPREIMNKLARESRIRRSLDHQRGVISGSEEGHSRNIREPQGIPGKGAMSSSTGGDEDVETNPLRMLRGGAIPIRGGRVGQGMNHKTYNSKLHVKIPTLHHSMSVDSGTIQHVKERDATNLPSPTRAPAIPPRSNSVSGDGNSLPLPPRMPLRHSTPIGAKRERKFPLQIDDSGIDGHSTPQSLVRNYAWSESSKLTQHERTLPPAPPPPLKKHQIDDKPFDSGLDEDDDVFEGHDITPPSTLKIDTSSKSSTFPRVKFQFQKVKCNLEQLGFYNRKDPFWVKTLTLAGRNISDRGSSEEVSPLMLANYKTSEGVSYEDLLDFAFDREKNCEEVEMMRSVFKNEISVEDCQQALTETKWIVPMAIKYVKLKQLLSAQLGDITLCKEALMACDWDVQRAANHVLSNLSSPEIIDV